A window of the Helianthus annuus cultivar XRQ/B chromosome 4, HanXRQr2.0-SUNRISE, whole genome shotgun sequence genome harbors these coding sequences:
- the LOC110938034 gene encoding respiratory burst oxidase homolog protein E, translated as MMQSESPVSSRGGSDGRSTFSRMLDHPADHSNDSYGVGGAMLPIFLNDLRRNNNDQDLVEVTLELEDDSVILCSVTPTANHSNHHHHQHVPSQSSPAGAASRLRRKFSWLTSSSSRASSSDASVDRVITSRDARKLKAKLIRTKSSAQRALGGLRFISKTTNTDVNELWKNVEARFACLAKDDGLLAREDFAECIGMADSKEFALGVFDALARRRQQKLGKITKAELHDFWLQISDQSFDARLQIFFDMADSNEDGRITRDEIQELLVLSAAANRLSKLKEQAEEYASLIMEELDPENLGYIELWQLETLLLQREAYMNYSRPLSIASGGWSQNLNSLKPKSVVHRLTHFVKSGLVENWQRSWILLLWFLTMACLFTWKFKQYRNKAAFHVMGYCLTTAKGAAETLKLNMALILLPVCRNMLTFLRSTRARLFIPFDDNINFHKVIAFAIAVGIGLHAGNHMICDFPRLVNSSPEKFALIASDFHNKKPTYKELIVGVEGMTGISMLILMAFAFTLASRYFRKNVLKLPSPFNRLTGFNAFWFSHHLFGLVYILLLVHGSFLFLVHNWTQKTTWMYISVPILIYAAERSLRTGRSEHYSPKIMKVSILPGDVFSIIMSKPSGFRYRSGQYIFLQCPSISPFEWHPFSLTSSPGDDYLSVHIRTVGDWTQELKQVLTNDTGSSCTIGRAKFRKLGEVDSKGLPKLLLDGPYGAPAQDYRNYDVLLLVGLGIGATPFISILRDLLNNNRAVEDQTDSNTETSMSGDSLTSIASSSIASSNEKKKPRRTKSANFYWVTREPGSFEWFKGVMNEVAEIDHKGQIEMHNYLTSVYEEGDARSTLITMVQALTHAKHGVDILSGTRVRTHFARPNWREVFGKVASKHPNTTIGVFYCGMPVLAKELRKLSYEMSQKTSTRFEFHKEYF; from the exons ATGATGCAATCTGAGTCTCCCGTCAGTAGCCGCGGTGGCTCTGACGGAAGATCCACTTTCAGCCGGATGCTAGACCATCCGGCTGATCATTCCAATGACAGTTACGGAGTTGGAGGAGCAATGCTCCCTATATTCCTCAACGATCTACGTCGAAACAACAATGATCAAGATTTAGTAGAAGTCACGTTAGAACTCGAAGATGATTCGGTCATTTTATGCAGTGTGACCCCGACCGCTAACCATtcaaaccatcatcatcatcaacatgttCCTTCACAGTCGTCTCCAGCTGGGGCGGCCTCCAGGCTTCGTAGGAAGTTTTCGTGGCTGACGTCTTCTTCATCGCGAGCTTCTTCTTCGGATGCAAGTGTGGACCGGGTGATCACGTCTAGAGATGCTAGAAAATTGAAAGCTAAACTGATTCGCACGAAATCTAGCGCGCAAAGAGCGCTAGGTGGTCTTCGGTTTATAAGTAAAACTACAAACACCGATGTTAACGAGTTGTGGAAAAACGTTGAGGCACGGTTTGCGTGTCTGGCTAAAGATGATGGATTATTAGCTCGAGAAGATTTCGCTGAATGCATAG GAATGGCGGATTCGAAGGAGTTTGCGTTGGGCGTATTCGATGCGTTGGCGCGAAGAAGACAGCAGAAATTGGGGAAGATCACGAAAGCGGAGCTTCACGATTTTTGGTTACAGATTTCCGACCAGAGTTTTGACGCTCGTCTGCAGATATTCTTCGACAT GGCCGACAGCAACGAAGATGGAAGAATCACAAGGGATGAGATACAAGAG CTGCTAGTGCTTAGTGCTGCAGCAAACAGATTGTCAAAGTTGAAAGAACAAGCAGAGGAATACGCTTCTTTGATTATGGAAGAATTAGACCCCGAAAATCTTGGCTATATTGAG TTATGGCAGTTGGAAACGCTTCTACTACAAAGGGAAGCTTACATGAACTACAGTAGACCTCTGAGCATAGCAAGCGGCGGGTGGAGTCAAAATTTGAATTCACTGAAACCTAAAAGCGTTGTTCATAGGCTAACTCATTTTGTAAAGTCGGGTTTGGTGGAAAACTGGCAAAGAAGTTGGATTTTACTGCTATGGTTTTTAACCATGGCTTGTTTATTTACATGGAAATTTAAGCAGTATAGGAACAAGGCTGCTTTTCATGTCATGGGCTATTGTTTGACCACTGCTAAAGGGGCTGCTGAAACCCTCAAACTCAATATGGCTCTTATTCTTTTACCCGTTTGTAGAAACATGTTAACGTTCCTAAGGTCTACCCGAGCGCGATTGTTCATCCCTTTTGATGACAATATCAACTTTCACAAG GTAATTGCTTTTGCAATAGCTGTTGGCATCGGTTTGCACGCTGGAAATCATATGATTTGCGATTTTCCTCGGTTGGTAAACTCTTCACCAGAAAAGTTTGCTCTTATAGCATCAGATTTCCATAACAAGAAGCCGACATACAAGGAACTAATTGTCGGTGTGGAAGGCATGACTGGAATTTCAATGCTGATATTAATGGCCTTTGCGTTCACCTTAGCTTCGCGATATTTCAGAAAAAATGTTTTGAAGCTGCCATCACCTTTCAACCGGTTAACTGGATTCAATGCATTCTGGTTTTCACATCATCTTTTTGGTTTGGTGTACATACTGCTTTTGGTTCATGGATCATTCTTGTTTTTGGTTCATAACTGGACTCAAAAAACC ACGTGGATGTACATCTCGGTTCCAATTTTAATATACGCAGCTGAGAGAAGTCTACGAACAGGACGTTCAGAACACTACTCCCCTAAAATCATGAAG GTTTCCATCCTACCAGGAGATGTATTCAGCATAATTATGTCAAAACCGAGTGGATTTAGATACCGGAGTGGACAGTACATATTTCTGCAATGCCCTTCAATCTCTCCATTTGAATG GCATCCGTTTTCATTGACTTCATCACCAGGAGACGATTACTTGAGCGTTCACATCCGGACAGTTGGAGACTGGACCCAAGAGTTGAAGCAAGTATTAACCAATGATACTGGTTCTTCATGTACGATTGGTCGAGCCAAATTTAGGAAGCTAGGGGAAGTGGATTCAAAAGG TTTACCAAAGCTACTGTTGGACGGACCTTACGGTGCACCAGCGCAAGATTACAGGAACTATGACGTGTTACTTCTTGTTGGGCTAGGAATTGGAGCTACTCCTTTTATAAGTATTCTTAGAGATTTACTAAACAATAATCGGGCAGTAGAAGACCAAACAGATTCAAACACAGAAACGAGTATGTCAGGGGATAGTCTTACGAGTATAGCATCTTCAAGTATCGCATCGTCAAATGAAAAGAAGAAACCAAGAAGGACTAAAAGTGCAAATTTCTATTGGGTCACTAGGGAGCCCGGCTCGTTTGAATGGTTTAAAGGAGTCATGAATGAAGTTGCGGAAATTGATCACAAA GGTCAAATCGAGATGCACAATTATCTTACAAGTGTTTATGAGGAAGGTGATGCAAGATCAACTTTGATCACTATGGTTCAAGCACTTACTCATGCCAAACATGGAGTTGACATCCTATCTGGCACTAGA GTAAGGACACATTTTGCTAGGCCGAATTGGAGAGAGGTGTTTGGGAAGGTAGCATCGAAACATCCGAATACAACCATAG GAGTGTTCTATTGTGGGATGCCAGTGTTGGCTAAGGAGCTAAGGAAACTATCATATGAGATGAGCCAGAAGACATCGACACGATTTGAGTTCCACAAGGAGTACTTCTGA